In Bacillus toyonensis BCT-7112, a single window of DNA contains:
- a CDS encoding FecCD family ABC transporter permease, which yields MLKSSSQRFGMTMGIIIFLILCAIYISLTNGTFDITITDVFKTLFRIDPLPEHDLVIFEFRLPRIVIAGLVGLGLGVAGAVIQGITRNGLADPGILGVNAGAGTAIVIFMFFFQGQLKSTDWISIMMMPMFGLVGGLGAAIIIYLFSWKNGKLDSQRLLLTGIAIGSGFGAFSMYLSLKMKSSDFEMAAVWVSGSIYSANWKYIIAMLPWLIILIPLIQKKAYLLDLFQLEETSITSLGVSVEREKSILLLSSIGLVSACVAVSGSIGFIGLMASHIAKRLVGIQHKHIIPTCGVIGMFLVIASDFIAKTVFTPVELPVGIVISIVGVPYFLYLLYKAKA from the coding sequence ATGCTTAAAAGTTCAAGTCAACGTTTTGGAATGACGATGGGGATTATTATATTTTTAATACTATGTGCCATTTATATTAGTTTAACGAATGGAACGTTTGATATTACGATTACAGATGTATTTAAAACACTTTTTAGAATAGATCCGTTACCAGAGCATGATTTAGTTATTTTTGAGTTTCGTCTTCCGCGCATTGTAATTGCTGGATTAGTAGGATTAGGATTAGGCGTTGCGGGTGCTGTAATTCAAGGGATTACGAGAAATGGTTTGGCGGACCCAGGTATTTTAGGAGTAAATGCCGGAGCAGGTACAGCTATCGTCATTTTTATGTTTTTCTTTCAAGGACAATTAAAGAGCACAGACTGGATTTCTATAATGATGATGCCGATGTTTGGCCTAGTTGGTGGATTAGGTGCAGCCATTATAATCTATCTGTTTTCTTGGAAAAACGGTAAGTTAGATTCGCAGCGACTTTTGTTAACAGGGATTGCAATCGGTTCAGGGTTTGGCGCATTCTCTATGTATTTATCACTCAAAATGAAATCATCTGATTTTGAGATGGCTGCAGTTTGGGTGTCTGGAAGCATATATAGTGCAAACTGGAAGTATATTATTGCTATGTTACCGTGGCTTATCATTTTAATTCCACTTATACAGAAGAAAGCTTATTTATTAGATTTATTTCAATTGGAAGAAACGAGTATTACGAGTTTAGGTGTTTCAGTAGAAAGAGAGAAATCAATTTTACTATTAAGTAGTATCGGACTTGTGAGCGCATGTGTTGCTGTTTCAGGAAGTATTGGTTTCATCGGACTAATGGCATCGCATATAGCGAAAAGACTTGTTGGTATTCAGCATAAGCATATCATTCCTACGTGCGGAGTAATCGGAATGTTTCTTGTAATTGCTTCAGACTTTATTGCAAAAACAGTTTTCACACCTGTAGAGTTACCAGTTGGAATCGTTATTTCTATTGTCGGTGTACCGTATTTCTTATATTTACTTTATAAGGCGAAAGCGTAA
- a CDS encoding FecCD family ABC transporter permease has protein sequence MQKTNAVPVTILCIAPILILATVILSILYGAKSIDAETVWNALFHFDSSDVNHNIIITSRLPRVVAALLVGAFLAISGALMQGMTRNYLASPSIMGVTDGAAFVITLCMIFLPGMSSIGMVLCSMIGSALGAGIVFGFGSLLQNGLSPVRLAIIGTVIGTFLSSVSAAMASYFQISQNVSFWFNAKLDQVDPNIIKITIPFGIIGIVLALLIAKSITILSLGEEVSINLGQRTKLVKAMAILSVIFLTGTAVALVGKVGFVGLIIPHITRFIIGVDYKWILPCAGVIGGVFLALCDVLSRFVNYPFETPIGVVTSLIGIPFFLYLIRTRGGERHA, from the coding sequence ATGCAGAAAACAAATGCAGTACCAGTAACTATATTATGTATAGCACCCATACTCATCTTAGCTACAGTTATACTTTCTATTTTGTATGGTGCGAAAAGTATTGATGCTGAAACAGTGTGGAACGCATTATTTCATTTTGATTCAAGCGATGTAAATCATAATATTATTATTACTTCACGTTTACCAAGGGTAGTTGCAGCTCTTTTAGTCGGAGCATTTCTAGCCATATCAGGAGCACTTATGCAGGGGATGACAAGAAACTATCTTGCATCCCCTTCTATTATGGGTGTGACGGATGGTGCAGCCTTTGTTATTACACTATGTATGATTTTTCTTCCAGGAATGTCATCAATCGGTATGGTTTTATGTTCAATGATTGGTTCTGCACTAGGGGCCGGTATCGTGTTTGGTTTTGGCTCACTTCTTCAAAATGGCTTATCTCCTGTTAGGTTAGCAATTATAGGGACAGTTATTGGAACATTTTTAAGCAGTGTATCAGCTGCGATGGCTTCGTATTTCCAAATTTCTCAAAATGTTAGTTTTTGGTTTAATGCAAAGTTAGACCAAGTGGACCCTAATATAATTAAAATCACGATACCTTTTGGGATAATTGGGATAGTTTTAGCGCTGTTAATAGCGAAATCTATTACCATTCTTTCTTTAGGAGAAGAAGTTTCTATTAATCTAGGGCAGCGTACAAAACTAGTAAAAGCGATGGCAATTTTATCAGTAATTTTTTTAACAGGAACAGCAGTTGCTTTAGTAGGAAAAGTTGGTTTTGTAGGCTTAATTATTCCACACATTACTCGCTTTATTATTGGGGTAGATTATAAGTGGATTTTACCATGTGCGGGTGTTATTGGTGGAGTTTTCTTAGCTTTATGTGATGTATTAAGTAGATTTGTAAACTATCCATTTGAAACGCCAATTGGAGTCGTTACATCTTTAATTGGGATTCCTTTCTTCCTTTATTTAATCCGTACAAGAGGAGGAGAGAGACATGCTTAA
- a CDS encoding iron-hydroxamate ABC transporter substrate-binding protein yields the protein MNKKLFTLGMVTVLSVGLAACNSADKTSGEQKQQTKATETKKDEKRKITYLGKEYTVPAKVDKIATASLESMEDAAVLGIKPVGAITVGGKLPKYLEKDLEGAKSVGEKMQPNFETLLQLKPDVITSSTKFPAETAEKFTKVAPTFPVSHVSTNWEDNLKLMGELTGKKDKAEKIIKDYNADAEKAKAKLGDKLKDKKVLVVRLRANELFLYPEGVYFNPVIYKDLGLTAPEQLKTVKAQEKISFEKLAELNPDYIFLQYEASENKNPKVLEEIESNPIWQSMNAAKEKKVFVNVVDPMAQGGTAWSKTAFLKEAVKNLSK from the coding sequence ATGAACAAGAAGTTATTTACGTTAGGGATGGTTACAGTTTTAAGTGTAGGGTTAGCGGCATGTAATAGTGCGGATAAAACTTCAGGGGAGCAAAAGCAACAGACAAAAGCTACGGAAACGAAAAAAGACGAAAAGCGAAAAATTACATATTTAGGTAAAGAATATACAGTGCCAGCAAAAGTAGATAAAATTGCGACAGCTAGTTTAGAGTCAATGGAAGATGCGGCCGTACTTGGAATTAAACCAGTTGGTGCGATTACTGTAGGTGGTAAATTACCAAAGTATCTTGAAAAAGATTTAGAGGGTGCAAAATCTGTTGGTGAGAAAATGCAACCGAATTTTGAAACATTACTTCAATTAAAACCAGATGTTATTACATCAAGTACGAAATTCCCAGCAGAAACAGCTGAAAAGTTTACAAAAGTAGCTCCGACGTTCCCGGTATCACACGTTTCAACAAATTGGGAGGATAACTTAAAGTTAATGGGAGAATTAACTGGTAAAAAAGATAAAGCAGAAAAGATTATTAAAGATTACAATGCGGACGCTGAAAAAGCAAAAGCAAAACTAGGAGATAAGTTAAAAGACAAAAAAGTACTTGTCGTTAGACTAAGAGCAAACGAATTATTCCTATATCCTGAAGGTGTATACTTTAACCCTGTCATTTATAAAGATCTTGGACTAACTGCTCCAGAACAATTGAAAACTGTAAAAGCACAAGAGAAAATTTCATTTGAAAAACTTGCTGAACTTAACCCGGATTATATTTTCTTACAATACGAGGCAAGTGAAAATAAAAACCCGAAAGTACTAGAAGAAATTGAAAGCAATCCAATTTGGCAAAGTATGAATGCTGCGAAAGAAAAGAAAGTATTTGTAAACGTTGTGGATCCAATGGCACAAGGTGGTACAGCTTGGAGTAAAACAGCATTCTTAAAAGAAGCAGTGAAAAATTTATCTAAATAA
- a CDS encoding exodeoxyribonuclease III, with product MKLISWNVNGLRAVIAKGGFLEYLEESNADIFCLQEIKLQSGQIDLNPEGYYTYWNYAVKKGYSGTAIFTKKEPLSVTYGLGIEEHDQEGRVITLEFEDFYMITLYTPNSKRGLERLDYRMEWEDDFRTYIKQLDEKKPVVFCGDLNVAHKEIDLKNPKSNRKNPGFSDEEREKFTRILEEGFVDTYRHLYPNQEGAYSWWSYRMGARAKNIGWRLDYFVVSERIKGQITDAKINSEIMGSDHCPVELHINF from the coding sequence GTGAAGTTAATTTCATGGAATGTAAATGGTTTACGTGCAGTTATCGCAAAAGGTGGATTTTTAGAATACCTTGAGGAATCTAATGCAGATATATTTTGTCTACAAGAAATTAAATTACAGAGTGGACAAATTGATTTAAATCCAGAGGGATATTATACATATTGGAATTATGCTGTGAAAAAAGGCTATTCAGGAACGGCAATTTTTACGAAAAAAGAACCGCTTTCTGTTACGTACGGTTTAGGCATTGAAGAGCATGATCAAGAAGGAAGAGTCATTACTTTAGAATTCGAAGATTTTTACATGATAACGTTATACACGCCAAACTCAAAACGAGGATTAGAGCGTTTAGATTACAGAATGGAATGGGAAGATGATTTCAGGACTTATATAAAGCAATTAGATGAAAAGAAACCAGTTGTTTTCTGTGGAGATTTAAATGTTGCTCATAAAGAAATAGATTTAAAAAATCCAAAAAGTAACCGTAAAAACCCTGGATTTTCTGATGAGGAAAGGGAGAAGTTTACACGTATTTTAGAAGAAGGATTTGTTGATACGTATCGTCACCTTTATCCTAATCAGGAAGGCGCATACTCTTGGTGGTCCTATCGTATGGGAGCAAGAGCGAAAAATATCGGATGGCGTTTAGATTATTTTGTTGTCTCTGAAAGAATAAAAGGGCAAATAACAGATGCGAAAATTAACAGTGAAATAATGGGATCAGACCATTGCCCAGTTGAATTACATATAAATTTCTAA
- a CDS encoding bifunctional transcriptional activator/DNA repair enzyme AdaA, with protein MHNEGFTLTSEYWQAIIHNDSSYDNKFFYAVKSTGIFCRPSCKSRIPNQNNVRIFLHAEQALHENFRPCKRCKPNGITLPNEEWVVQIKEYIAKHFDEALTLDILAEMCHGSPFHLQRTFKRITGISPMEYIQQFRIVKATEYLSHTKQSVKEISTAVGIENQEYFATLFKTKTGFTPTEYRKKNVMKEGDNNEFLQK; from the coding sequence TTGCACAATGAAGGATTTACGTTAACAAGTGAGTATTGGCAAGCAATTATTCATAATGATTCTTCCTATGACAACAAATTCTTTTATGCTGTGAAATCAACTGGTATCTTTTGCCGACCATCGTGTAAATCAAGAATACCGAATCAAAACAATGTACGAATTTTTCTTCATGCAGAACAAGCATTGCATGAAAATTTTCGTCCGTGCAAACGTTGTAAACCAAATGGGATCACTTTACCAAATGAAGAGTGGGTAGTACAAATTAAAGAGTATATTGCAAAGCATTTTGACGAAGCATTAACTCTCGACATACTGGCGGAAATGTGCCACGGTAGTCCCTTTCATTTACAACGCACTTTCAAAAGAATAACAGGAATTAGCCCAATGGAATATATACAGCAATTCAGGATTGTGAAAGCGACGGAATATCTTTCACATACAAAGCAATCCGTTAAGGAAATTAGTACTGCTGTCGGGATAGAAAACCAAGAGTATTTCGCAACTTTATTTAAAACGAAAACTGGATTTACTCCTACTGAATATCGAAAAAAGAACGTAATGAAAGAGGGAGACAATAATGAATTCCTACAAAAATAA
- a CDS encoding methylated-DNA--[protein]-cysteine S-methyltransferase, whose amino-acid sequence MNSYKNKSIYWTLLTHKNWCFHIAATENGICFIGSQDANFEELNIWARKKKPQHILTCNPDYMQTYTKEIIEYLENKRETFTFPIDAYGTAFQLSVWNTVREIPYGKTYSYSEIAERIQKPTAVRAVASAIAANPLLITIPCHRVIGKDGKLTGFRGGLEMKKELLTLEKLQVEFI is encoded by the coding sequence ATGAATTCCTACAAAAATAAATCTATATATTGGACGCTACTTACACATAAAAATTGGTGCTTTCATATTGCGGCAACTGAAAATGGAATTTGTTTTATTGGATCACAAGACGCAAACTTTGAAGAACTAAATATATGGGCTAGAAAAAAAAAGCCCCAACATATATTGACTTGCAATCCAGATTACATGCAAACATATACGAAAGAAATTATCGAGTATTTAGAAAACAAGCGTGAAACTTTTACTTTCCCTATCGATGCTTACGGAACTGCTTTTCAATTATCCGTTTGGAATACGGTACGTGAAATTCCTTACGGGAAGACCTATTCTTATTCAGAAATTGCAGAAAGAATTCAAAAACCTACAGCTGTGCGTGCCGTTGCTTCTGCTATTGCCGCCAACCCTCTTCTCATTACGATTCCTTGCCATCGCGTTATAGGAAAAGATGGAAAACTAACTGGTTTTAGAGGCGGATTAGAAATGAAAAAAGAATTGCTCACATTAGAAAAATTACAGGTGGAATTCATATGA
- a CDS encoding DNA-3-methyladenine glycosylase 2, whose protein sequence is MTAEYNNALTLAAPKEFNFQENLRYLSRSNNECMFHIEDNKIYKVIPVEHVNPLVEISINTDGNIQIRFLGESYNSEKWVCDAVANYVIEWFDFTTDLAPFYTLAKHDPLLQGPIQDYYGLRTLGIPDLFEALSWGIIGQQINLAYAYTLKRRLVEQFGSYVEWNDRKHRIFPSPETIVNLHVEDLKKLKMTTRKCEYLIGIAKLITEGKLSKESLLQTQDVKIAEKQLTAIHGIGPWTAHYVLMRCLRFPSAFPIDDVGLHNAIKFITGSQNKPTKNEIKDFAANWTNWESYATFYLWRVLY, encoded by the coding sequence ATGACAGCAGAATATAATAACGCATTGACTTTAGCAGCTCCAAAAGAATTTAATTTCCAAGAAAACTTACGCTATCTATCACGTTCTAACAATGAATGTATGTTTCACATTGAAGATAACAAAATTTATAAAGTCATTCCTGTTGAACATGTAAACCCTTTAGTTGAAATTAGTATAAATACTGACGGAAATATTCAAATACGTTTTTTAGGAGAATCCTATAACTCTGAAAAATGGGTATGTGATGCTGTAGCTAACTATGTAATAGAGTGGTTTGATTTCACTACCGATTTAGCTCCTTTTTATACATTAGCTAAACATGATCCACTCCTTCAAGGCCCTATTCAAGATTATTATGGGCTTCGCACATTAGGTATTCCAGATTTATTTGAAGCACTTTCCTGGGGAATTATCGGTCAACAAATTAACCTCGCATATGCTTATACGCTAAAAAGAAGATTAGTTGAACAATTTGGAAGTTACGTAGAATGGAACGATAGAAAACATAGGATATTCCCATCACCTGAAACAATTGTAAATTTACATGTAGAGGATCTTAAAAAATTAAAAATGACGACTAGAAAATGTGAATATTTAATCGGTATTGCGAAGCTTATTACAGAAGGGAAACTATCAAAAGAATCGTTACTACAAACACAAGATGTAAAAATTGCTGAAAAACAATTAACCGCTATCCATGGTATAGGACCGTGGACTGCCCACTATGTTTTAATGCGCTGTTTACGCTTCCCTTCAGCCTTTCCAATTGATGATGTTGGTCTGCATAATGCAATTAAATTTATTACAGGTTCCCAAAATAAACCGACTAAAAATGAAATAAAAGACTTTGCGGCAAACTGGACAAATTGGGAATCTTATGCAACTTTTTATTTGTGGCG